TTGATGCCGATCGGCCCGGACGTCGGGAAGGCCATGCCTCGTTTCAGATCGTCCTCTGTCAATGATTCAGCTTTGAGCTCTCCGATCTTTGTGCCGGCCGGATCTCGTCGAGGAAATGTGATCGGCGTGCCGCAGAAACCGGATCGGATTGGAACCCCAAACTTCGCGCCAACGCATTCCACGATCATGTCGTGATTCAGAGAGAACACCCAAAGCGGTTCATCTCCCTGTCCTAGTTTGGCCATGCCTTCGAGCAAGGTCAGGTTGCGTTCGATCAGGTCAGCATTGTTCGTGTGCCGCATCCGGAGAATGTGGTGCACGATTTCTACAAGCAGAGAATAGAGCCCGTGATATTGCTGGCGTAACGACGATTGTCGGTTGGCCTGCGTTTCGAGGTATCCGAGCAGACTCTCGTAATGCATCTCCTCTTTGACCAGGACCGAGATGAAGTCTTCTATCACTTCGTCCGGGTAGCCGGTCCCCTGGCTTCTCCAACCGGCATTCAGCTCGCGGAGTTTTTCCGGAGTCAGCCACCCTTTCAATTCTTCGGTGAGGTCCCAAACAAGCGGCATACCCACTTCGGCCGATGAACCAGCACCTAGAAACAACCCGATCACGTTCCGCGATGTCGCCATTCTCTGCCGCCTAAGAGTCTATTTTTGCACCCTTTAGGCGGGAGGACATTTCCTCCCGGCTGCAGCCGCTTTGCGTCTTCCGCTCCCACCTCAGCGGGCCGTTCCCGCCCGCAACGCCCACCCTGAAATCAGGTGCGCTGACGCGCACGAATAAGGAAGACAAGCCTCTGTCAACGCCGTTTGAAAATTCCTCGTATTTGGGCGTTTGAAAATTCCCCACTTTTGGCAGGTTGAGATTTTGGATCAGGCCGGGAGTGTGCGGCGGAGGGCGTAGCCCGGAGCCGCATACTCCCGGAAGCCGGTCCAGGTTGGGGTCAGGCTCCTTCCCTGTTGGGGGTTTTGGCGGCGATCACCCCGGCCTTCTTCTTGTCCTTGAGCCGGTAGCTCTCGCCCTTGATGTTGATGGTGGTGGAGTGGTGCAGCAGACGATCCAGAATCGCCGACGCAATCACGTTGTCAGCGAAGATCGTGCCCCAGTCGCCATAGCTCTTGTTTGAGGTAACGATGATCGATCCCTTTTCATAGCGCTCGCTGACCAGCCGGAACAGGCAGGTGGCGGCGAAGGGATCCAGCGCCAGATAGCCCATTTCATCCAGGATCAGCAGCTTGGGCTTGACCAGCAGGGTCATCCGCTCCTTGAGCTTGTTCTCGTCGCGGGCGCGCTGGAACTGCTGCACCAGGTCCTGCACGGTGACGAAGTAGACCGTGTTTCCGGCCACGATGGCCTCGGTGCCGAGCGCGATGGCCAGATGCGTTTTACCCACTCCGGGCGGGCCGAGCAGCAGCACGTTCTCCTTACGTTCCAGAAACGCCAGACCGGCCAGCTCGCGCAGTTTGCGCTCGTCGACCGAGGGCTGGAAGTCGAAATCGAACTGGTCCAGGCCCTTGTTGTAGGGGAAATGCGCCCATTGGGTCTTCAGGCGCACGTTGCGCGTGTGCTTGGCCTGGCTCTCGGCTTCCAGGGCCTGCTCCAGGAAATCCAGATAGGGCAGGTCCTTGGCTGAAGCCTCTTCGGCGATGGCTTCATAGCAGTTAGGCAGGTGCGACAAGCGCAGCCGCTGCATGTGGTTGAGCAGACGTTCAGACTGTAGCGACATGGGCCACCTCCTCGTAGATATCCAGCGAGCGGAGCTCCACCACGGGCACGGGATGATGCAAGCCGACGCCGGGACCGGGCGTTAGCTCCGTGGTTGGCGCTGATATCGGAGCCGTTGATCTACGGACCCTGCGCGGCAAGCCGGCATAGTGCGCCGGGTCGATGACCGCCTGGCCCTTGCCTGTGGCCATGCGGTGTTCGGCGATCAGGTCCCGCTGATGAAAGATGCGGATGACGCGCACATCCAGAGGTTCCCGTACCGCCACGCTCTTGCCGGCATACGCATGCGGCACCGAATAGCGGTTGCCGCGATAACTCAGCAGGCAATCCTTCGCCACCTGGCGATGGCTGAGGTAACTGGTATCGTAATCCGGCTGGCCGCCGAGTGGCGTCAACCCTTCTCGCGCAAACCGCTCCAGAGGAACCTCGCGCGTGGTTCCATGCACGCGCCGGTTGGCTTCTTCGCACCACACCAGCGCTTGATGGTTCAACTCCGGCAGGGAATCGAAGCTCGTCCCCGGCCAGAAACTCGACTTGATGTACCGGATCGTAGACTCAATCTTGCCCTTCGTCTCCGGCCGGTAAAGATGACAGACCCGCGGCACGAAGCCGTAGTAACTGGCAAAATCCAGCATCTTCGTATGAAAGCGTGGCTGCCCATCGATGCGGTCCAGCACCACCGTCTTCATGTTGTCGGTCAGCACCGTCGCTGTGACTCCACCGAAATGCCGGAAGGCATGCACCATGCAGTTGAGAAGTGTCTCCACATCCTGCCGCTGTGTGAACTCCGCGTACTGCATCCGCGACCAGCCCAGCGTCAGCGCAAATCCGTACAGCCGCCTGCCGCCCCAGTTGCCGAAATGACCCCAGTCCATCTGCGCCTGTTCGCCCGGCTCCGTCTCGAAACGCACAAACGCCCGCTCCCGGTCTTCGCTTCGCCACTCCCGCACCGTCGTTTTCACTTGCGTGTAACAGCCGTCATAGCCTCACTTGCGCATCTCCATAAATAACCGGCTGGCGTTATGCACGCCCTGCTCCCAGCGCTCCCGCAGCCAGGGCCGCCAGGGATCGATCTTCCAGCTCTTCGGCTTGCGTTCATACGCCCGCGGCGCTTCCCGCAGGTACTTCCGCACCGTCTTGCGGTCGATGCTCAGATGCCGGGCGATCTCCGTCACGCTCCAGCCCTCATGATGCAGCTTCTGTATCTCCATGAAATCCTCCAGTCGCAGCATCCTTCATCCTCCCGGATCAGAATGCCGCCGCTCGGCCTACACCGGGGATTTTTCAAACGCCACTTTTGAGGATTATTCAGACGGCGCTAACAGTCCTCTGGCGTCCAGACGGAATCGTCGGGATATTCGACGGTCACGCGGTGGGCAGGATCGTACTTGCAGTTGAGGAAGCCGGGGATACGCAACACCCGGTTGCAATCGGTGCAGGCCGGATCACCGCCGAAGGCGTTTGCGAGCAGCTTGAGCGTCAGTTCCTGCTGCTCGAAGTCAAAGCCCTCGACACGCCAGAGGACTTGATACTTGCCGGATGATGTGGAGAGGATTGCGGTGGCCGTCGGCACAGCGTCGGAGCCGCGAAGAGCAGCCAGCTTCTGGTCGCCGTCACTGTCCATGTCGAGATAGAGATGGCGGACGCATTCAATGCTCTCTTTGGTGCGCTTCCTGCTACCGGCGCGGAGCGTATTCATGGCCACGTAGATATTCGCGCCATGCTGGTTCTCGTAGACGAGCCAGGCGAGGTATTTCGGCGAGAGCGCCTGTTCCAGCCTGACAACCCGCTGCATCACCTTCGCCGGTAATTCGGAGCGCAGGAGCAATGCAATCGTTTCATCAAGCGCGAAGCAACGGGTGAGAAAGGTTTGTGCGACCTGGTTCATCGAGGTACCTCCGAAGCGATTGGTGCGAGCGCGATGCTGGGGGATTCACTGCCGAAGAAGTCCGGCTGAACGCCGGACTTCCCGGTTACGGAGGAGAAGCCTATGCGGCCTCTTCCTCGGGGTTGTCCTCGTCGTCTTCCGCTGCTGCTTTGGCGGCGCGGTCGAGCTTCAGGATGGAGTTCACCCGGATCTCCCAGATGGTCTGCTCCGAGTTGGTCTTCTTGCTGTCATACTTGCGGCTGCGCAACTCGCCCTCGACCTGGATATGTGCGCCCCTCGTGAGCGTGGCGGCAAACTCTCCGAGTTTGCCGAAGACAACGCAGCGGTGCCATTCGGTGTGCTCGATGTACTTGCCGTCTTTCTTGTAAGAGGACTTGGTTGCCAGCGAGAGAGTGGTGAGGCTGCGGTCGTTGTTGGTGTGAACCTCGGCATCGCTGCCAAGGAATCCGATGAGGGTGACTTTGTTCTGGTACATGGTGTGATCTCCGTTTCGTTGAAGTTCCCGTATCCTGCTCGGGTCACCCTTCGCGAAGCGAGCGAGTGGCCCCTGCTCCCAAGGCCGAAGCTATGCATTTACGGAGGGTCCGTCGCAGACGGAAACCGTAACCCGCAGGGCGCGGAACGCGAAGCAGAAGAGCGAGCCTGCCGCCGGGCGCAGGATAGGCCCGAAGCGTGATCCCGAGCAGAGGACGGGATACGAGGCGGAAGGCACGCATATGCGCCGAAGTCACGGACAAGATTCCGGCGATGACGATTCGCCCTGACCGTTGCCTTCGATGGGGTGGCAATGGTCTCTGGAAGCGGCTTTGTCGAGCACTTGCACCGCTGTTTGTCGCGAGCTGGGATTGCCACGCCGGGCGAATTCAGAGACGAGTTGGGCTGTGCAGCCATAGAGGCAGCAGAGTTGGACATCGGAGTGACCTCGGATTCGGGTTAGAGACTGAAGCTCAGGGGGGTGCTTGTCAGGCAGAGGAAGCGCGATAGACGACCTCCGTCTCAAAGGATTCGCTCTTAAGGTCGTAACCGGAAACCGTAAGCAGTTCCCGGACTCGGCGGCGGCCCCCGGCATCGCGCTCGCAATGCAGGACGAAATCGACAGCCTTGCCCGTCTGCGAACGCACAAACGCCTGATTGAGATTGGTGCGGGCACTGAGCGCCATGTCGGCCAACCGGTCCAGCGCATCGAGCGCGGAGTCTGCATGGAGCGTCGAGAGCGTTCCACCGTGGCCTGTATTCATGGCCTGGAGCAGGTCATAGCCGCACTCGTCGCGTATCTCGCCCATGATGATCCGGTCGGGACGGTGGCGCAGCGCAGCAGCTACGAGCTGGCTGGTCGTGATGGCTACCTGGCCAGGGATAGCATCGACGGCCTCCCAGCGCACGGCGTTCGGGTGGGCAATCTTCAGCTCTGCGGGCTGCTCGATCACGATGAGCCGCTCCTTGGCTGGGACATGGTCGAGCAGCGCCTTCATCAGCGTCGTCTTGCCCGATCCCGTACCACCGCTGATGATGCCGTTCCTGCGCTCGTGGATAAGCCCAACGACCGCATCGCGGACCTGCTGCGTCATCGTGCCCGATGCCACCAGTACGTCCGAGGAATACCAGCGGTTGAATTTGCGAATGGTCAGCGTCGCCCCATGAATGGAAGACGGAGGACCGACGACCGCCACGCGGGAGCCGTCCGGCAGGCGGGTGTTGAGGATGGGATTCTGGCTGGTGAGATCCTGCCCGAGGACGCGCGCGACCCGTTCAATCGCGGCCTGCAGGCGGTCGTTGGTGTATGGCATCGAGAGTGCGACACGCTCGATCCTGCCGCCCCGGTCTGCAAAGACGCCGGTGGTCCCGTTCATCATCAGGTCGGAGATCGACGGGTCGAGCAGCAGCGCCCGCAACTCCTCGGGAAAGAACGGCAGGATGAGTTCGTAGCTCACGGCTTCACACTTCCTGCGGAGGGCGCGCTCGTGCCAACCGTAAGCGGGTCTACCGAGACCTCGTTCTCGTGAAATTGCGTGATGGTCAGGCCCAGCGGATTGATAGTTTCGAACTGCGGGAAGATCTGAGCCTGCCGGCTGACTTGGGCGGGGTTCAAGTAGTAAGTCACGCTGACCATCCAGTGCTCGGTGCGAGGATGCTGGGAGTGAGTTGGGGAGTAGATACGGTCGAGAGCCACCAGCGCGGTTCCACGCGCTATCTTCTCGCCCTGCACCTTCTGGACGGACATGGAGGTAATGGTCACATCGCGAACCACAACGTCGCTCTGCTCGATCTCTCCGGACATGACCTTCGAGACAAGGTGGTTCTGGTTGTCCTCTGACATCAGCCGTGAGGCCAGCGATTGGGAAAGGAAGTAGTAGTTCAATGGATACTTGGTGGCGATGGTGTCGGGATGGATCGTATAGCGGTAGTCGGCCCAGTCGGTAAGATACGTCCGCACCTCCCCATCGCGCGGCGTGAAGTCGAGGTCACTGTACTGGATGGCCTGGGCGCGGCCCATGGCATTAATGCGGATGTAGCGATCGACGACCGGGCGGGTGGCGAGCGAGAAGTTGAGCCACATAGAACCGCACAGCAGCACGGTTCCGCAGCCGAGGATGAGGCGATAGGCTTTCCGCTCCGCGTAATGCGAGGCGTAGACCTCGTTGCCGACCTGGTCGGTCAGGAGCGCTTGCGCTGGAGTCAGGGATTCTTCAACGGGTGCTGTGTGCGTGGACATGGGGAGCCTGATTCCTTTCCGAGACGGCATGGAAGACGACATAGACATAGATCAAACCAGCGATCAATACTCCTGCGAAGAACAGGATTACGATCGGCTTCCAAAGCCGCCGCGCGGCCTTTGTCTTTCCGATTGCACTTCCTGCTCCTAGAGCGACTAGAAAGTTCCACATCGTTAAGCACCTCCACTTTTCAAAGCAGCCAAACTTCCTACAACACCTGGAGCGGCTGAAGTCAGTCCAGCAGCCCCGCCGAAAATCGCCTGCGTCATGCTGGGAATGAACAGCATGTTCACGATGAAGGCGATGAACACCATGATGCAGGGAATGAGGTTGGCAAGCCACATCGCAATCGAATAATTTCCGTTGAAGGTCTGCTGAAGAAATGTGTTCATGAATCCGGCCCACACGAAGATGAAAGCGGCGGCCACGGCGCGGATCATCGCGAAGCTGACCAGCACGTCGAGGAAGTGAAAGAACTTGGCACGGAAGGTCTGAGTCATGAGCAGTGGAATGAATACAGGCCCGAAGAGCGCCGTCACGCCGTAGAGGATGAAGGCGCTGCAATTGATGACAAAGAGAATCGCAGACGCAATGCCAAGCAATCCCTGCACCACGAAATAGCAGAGGATCTCAACGGGAGCCATGATCGACGGCATGGGGGTGTTGTCGCCTGCCGTCTTCAGCAACATGAGCAGATGATTGAGTGAGTTCTGATCGAAGACGGCGACCATCGCCTGCGCGATGTAGCTGAAGAAGTGATTGATGCCGAAGCTCGCGCCCGGAAACGGGTTGACCCAGTAGTTTTCGAGCAGGCAGCAAAGAATGAGACGCAACAGGAAGTTGGTAAGATCGCCCGCCCGTACCGGATGGGTATGAAAGCGCAACGTCATCCCCGAGGTGTTCCAGTTGATGACCATGCTGATGAGAGTGAAGAGTGCAATGCAACTGAGTTCCGTCAGGCCGAACTGCGTCAGCGCCCCGCCATTCTGCGTGGTGAGGTTGGTCAAATTGTTGGTGAACTGGTAGAGCCAGTCCACGCCGGAACTTGCGGTCGGTAATGTCTGAGCCAATAAATCTGCGGAAACCATGTAGCGACTCTCTGGTTGACATCAAGGGTTGGACTTCTGCCAGGTCTTGCTCTCATGCGCGGCGGCGGAGTTGTGCTTTCGCTTGTCCTGCTCCACCTGCTGCCGGAACCGCTGATACTGTTGCTGTTCCCGTAGAACCGCTGCTTTCGCAACGGTGTGCCTGTGGTAGGCAACGGCGCCGGCGATCAGGATCAGGACGGCGAGGATGGCGAGCAACAGCTTGAATTGAATGGTCTTCAGCATCGTTTCTCCCTTCATGGCAGGTAGGTATCCCAGGTGTTGCCTTCGTTGGCTGCGCTGGCGTCGTCGGCGGTACGCTGCTCGGCAACGAATGCGGCTGTATTCAAATCGATAGCGGCGGCGTCCCTCTGGCGCATGTTGGCGATCGTCATCTCCGATGCCAGGCATGCCTGCAATACGCCCTGCGATTGCATCTCGGACATTTTCTGGGCCTGGGCTGCATTGAGGAGATTCAACTGCTCGACTTCGCTATTGGTGGCTGTGCCGCCGTCGAGTTGTTCTGCAGTGAGGCTGCTGTTGGCCGCTGCGTCCTGCTCCCGGGCGGCGCGGTATTGCCCCACGGCAGTCAGACAGTCAGGCGAAACCGAATCGGATGCTTCGATCAAGGCCAGCTCCGAGCGCGGGGCGGAGCCGGCCGCCTGCGCGGCCAGATACGTATCGGTGGTGTCGTCTACCGGAACCGTGGCCGCGGTCCATGCCGTGCTCGATGCGGCGGGAGAGTTGGTGTTGAGCGCGGTCGTCATGCCTTCTGTCTCCCCAAAGAGATCCCGCACATTGGCCTGCTTCATCTCTGTCAGCGCCGTCTGCCATTGCTGCTTGAAGGAAAAGTGCTCGATATTGTTCTTCAGCATCCGGTACTGTGTTTCCATCGTGGTGAGCTGCGAGACCAGGTTGGCGTAGCTGGTCGGGTCAAAGACGATATCGCCAATGCCAAAGAGCGCAAAGCTGGGCGTTGCGGTCAGCAAGAGCAAACCTCCCGCGATGGCGTACCAGTGACGTTTCTTCAGGCTGACCTTCATAGCTCCTCCTCGGGTTAGAGATTGGGGTTGACGCGATGTTCCGCGTAGGACGGGACAAGAATGTCGTGGCTGACGTAGATGCGGGCGCGCGAGCCTTCCTTGAGCGTGATGACCGGCAAGCGGTCCAGAAAGTGATTGAGCACCTGTTCGCCTTCGGCGGCGGACTGCTCGGAGATGCCGTTGCGAATCTGAGTCGAGGGATCGAGGATCGTGCCGTTATTACCGATCTGTGCGAGTCCGCCCAGACCGCCAATCGCGGCGGCGGCGGCGAAGGCCTGAAAGTATCCGTGGTGAACTTTGGTGGCGAGGCCGGTCGTACCGATCTGGTCGAGGCCGACGTAGTTGTCGAGGCTGAGAGAAAATCCATCGGGACAAATGGCACGGTGGAAGACCACGAAGAGCTTGCGCTGCTGGGCATTACCGACGCTCTGGACCGTGCCGATCAGGCGGGTTCCTTGCGGCAAGAGCAGATGCTGATGATTGTGCGAGTAGTAGTCCGTGGTCAGCATGACCAAGACCGGGCCGCTGAAGCCGCCGTCGATGTGATTGGTGACGACACCCTCCAGAATCGTGCCCTCGAAGATGCGATAGAGCTTCCCCTGGTAGTGATCGAAGTTGTAGGGTGCCATTGCGCTGGCGGCGTTGCCGGTGTTCTTCTTGTGAAAGGAAGTGGGCTGCACAGCGGATGACTTTGTTGTTCCCGTGTTTTTTACGGATTCAGGAACTTCGGGCTGTACGTTTTCCGAGGATGGAGCTTTCTGCTCAAAATCAATGGCTTCGGTGTCGCTGTCGATGGCTTGCTGGTGCTCCCTCTGCTTTGCTAAGACCCGCTGCTTCGCCTCCGCTCGTGCTTGGGAAGCCTCGGATGTGATCACCGGAGCGTTGGGGCTGCTGCCATAAATGGCCGCGCGCTGTTCGGCGGTCATCGGCGGCACATTATTCCCTTCGGGGCCGGGCTGGGCTTCCGCCGATTGCAATTCTTGTTTCGCCTGGGCCAGCTCTTGCCGATACTGCCGCTGCTGGGTGTCACGCTTGGCCTGCAACTGTTGCTGCGTCTCGAAGCTGCTGACTTCCTGCGCGTTCGGCGCTGCCGGGCGCATGGCGGGCACGGTTCCTGGCGGTGCGGCCTTCCGGTTTCCATGTAGCAGACTGGTCAGGTTAGCGATACCGATCAGCGCCACGATCACGACCAGCGCAATCACTACAGGCATTGTCTTTCGCACGGGCAGCTTGGCCACTGGCTGCTCGGGAACCGTTGCAGGCGTGTTTTCATTCGGCTCGGACATGACTAGCGGCTCCCATCCGTGCGGTGGAACTCCACCTTCTGCTTGCCGATGATGAGATAGCCGCGAGCCAGTTCCTTCGGAACGGTGTACAGGCCGTCGTTGAAGTCGTAATTGATCAGCGAAGGCTTTCCGGCCTTGACTTCATAGAGCGCCGGCGTCTCTTCAAAATCGCCGCGCAGGTAAGTAAATTTGCTGTCATGCCAGATTTCGTGAAGGCCCAGAGCATTGCCCTTGGATTTGTTCCAAGTGAAGTCAAAGCGCAGCGTGCCGGGATATTGACTGCGGAATTCCTCCGCTTTCGCCCGTTCCTTCCGAATGGCGGCGGCTTCCGTGGCCTCCGCGGACTTTAACTCTTCTTTTTCAGCTTTTAGCTCAGCCGCAGGCACAAATATTGGCAACTCAATGAGCCGGGCCTTCGCGGCCTTATCGCCCGGCTCCAGGAAAACCTTGGAATCAAAATGCGGGTCGGTCTCCCCGGAGACCTCGCGCAACTCCAGCGTGTACTCGTTGCCGTGGTCCGAAATAATGTGAATATCGGTTTCGGCCCCCGCGGTCTTGGGCTTGACACTGAGAAAGCGGCTGGCGACGTGCCCGCCGTCGATGACCCAATCGACCGTGTCGCCTGCAAAGACGTTGGCGACCTTTTCCTGCGGGGGCAGGATCAGCAACGTCGATTGAAGCAGGGCGGTATCGATGACCGGCGGCGCTGCCGTCGCAGTCACGATGACCGTGCGCGGCGGATTGGGCTGCGGTTGTGGAGGGTGAGTCGCGGCCCGTGACGAAGCACAGGCAAAGGTGAGGGACAGAATGACGGCAACGGGAATGAGCGGTTTCATGGATCAGTCCTTTCGTGGGGATGACTACAAGGTTTCTCCTCTGGCAAAACGATCGATGCCGTCTGCCAATCCATACTTCGCAATCAGCTTCGAGCGGAGCACACGGTCTTTCGGCTTGGTGGTGAAGGTGGCGTAACTGCGTTTGTCGAGATTGAGGATCACGACCTTGGTCAATCCATCGCGGCGGATATAGAGCGCTTCGCGATCCTGCAAGCTCTCGAAAAGCGCGATTTGTTGTTCATTCAACTTGAACAACTCCGCATAGCGCTTCCGATTGAAGGTCGCGTCTTTCAGGAATAGGAATGACGAGCAGGAGTTCACGATGGAATCGGCATTGTCGCCCAGGTCGTCGGCCGATTGCCCGATAAGGGTCACGCCGCCGAGATTCTTGCGGACAGTCTTAATGGAGGTCAATGCGCCTTCGAGCAACTGCCGGTTCTTCATCGAAGAAAAGATCTCTTCGACCAGGATGTGCTTGGGCACGC
The DNA window shown above is from Acidobacterium capsulatum ATCC 51196 and carries:
- the istB gene encoding IS21-like element helper ATPase IstB, which encodes MSLQSERLLNHMQRLRLSHLPNCYEAIAEEASAKDLPYLDFLEQALEAESQAKHTRNVRLKTQWAHFPYNKGLDQFDFDFQPSVDERKLRELAGLAFLERKENVLLLGPPGVGKTHLAIALGTEAIVAGNTVYFVTVQDLVQQFQRARDENKLKERMTLLVKPKLLILDEMGYLALDPFAATCLFRLVSERYEKGSIIVTSNKSYGDWGTIFADNVIASAILDRLLHHSTTINIKGESYRLKDKKKAGVIAAKTPNREGA
- a CDS encoding Mu transposase domain-containing protein yields the protein MTPLGGQPDYDTSYLSHRQVAKDCLLSYRGNRYSVPHAYAGKSVAVREPLDVRVIRIFHQRDLIAEHRMATGKGQAVIDPAHYAGLPRRVRRSTAPISAPTTELTPGPGVGLHHPVPVVELRSLDIYEEVAHVATV
- a CDS encoding helix-turn-helix domain-containing protein; this encodes MLRLEDFMEIQKLHHEGWSVTEIARHLSIDRKTVRKYLREAPRAYERKPKSWKIDPWRPWLRERWEQGVHNASRLFMEMRK
- a CDS encoding RepB family DNA primase encodes the protein MNQVAQTFLTRCFALDETIALLLRSELPAKVMQRVVRLEQALSPKYLAWLVYENQHGANIYVAMNTLRAGSRKRTKESIECVRHLYLDMDSDGDQKLAALRGSDAVPTATAILSTSSGKYQVLWRVEGFDFEQQELTLKLLANAFGGDPACTDCNRVLRIPGFLNCKYDPAHRVTVEYPDDSVWTPEDC
- a CDS encoding single-stranded DNA-binding protein, whose amino-acid sequence is MYQNKVTLIGFLGSDAEVHTNNDRSLTTLSLATKSSYKKDGKYIEHTEWHRCVVFGKLGEFAATLTRGAHIQVEGELRSRKYDSKKTNSEQTIWEIRVNSILKLDRAAKAAAEDDEDNPEEEAA
- a CDS encoding CpaF family protein, which produces MSYELILPFFPEELRALLLDPSISDLMMNGTTGVFADRGGRIERVALSMPYTNDRLQAAIERVARVLGQDLTSQNPILNTRLPDGSRVAVVGPPSSIHGATLTIRKFNRWYSSDVLVASGTMTQQVRDAVVGLIHERRNGIISGGTGSGKTTLMKALLDHVPAKERLIVIEQPAELKIAHPNAVRWEAVDAIPGQVAITTSQLVAAALRHRPDRIIMGEIRDECGYDLLQAMNTGHGGTLSTLHADSALDALDRLADMALSARTNLNQAFVRSQTGKAVDFVLHCERDAGGRRRVRELLTVSGYDLKSESFETEVVYRASSA
- a CDS encoding VirB8/TrbF family protein, with translation MSTHTAPVEESLTPAQALLTDQVGNEVYASHYAERKAYRLILGCGTVLLCGSMWLNFSLATRPVVDRYIRINAMGRAQAIQYSDLDFTPRDGEVRTYLTDWADYRYTIHPDTIATKYPLNYYFLSQSLASRLMSEDNQNHLVSKVMSGEIEQSDVVVRDVTITSMSVQKVQGEKIARGTALVALDRIYSPTHSQHPRTEHWMVSVTYYLNPAQVSRQAQIFPQFETINPLGLTITQFHENEVSVDPLTVGTSAPSAGSVKP
- a CDS encoding TrbI/VirB10 family protein; this encodes MSEPNENTPATVPEQPVAKLPVRKTMPVVIALVVIVALIGIANLTSLLHGNRKAAPPGTVPAMRPAAPNAQEVSSFETQQQLQAKRDTQQRQYRQELAQAKQELQSAEAQPGPEGNNVPPMTAEQRAAIYGSSPNAPVITSEASQARAEAKQRVLAKQREHQQAIDSDTEAIDFEQKAPSSENVQPEVPESVKNTGTTKSSAVQPTSFHKKNTGNAASAMAPYNFDHYQGKLYRIFEGTILEGVVTNHIDGGFSGPVLVMLTTDYYSHNHQHLLLPQGTRLIGTVQSVGNAQQRKLFVVFHRAICPDGFSLSLDNYVGLDQIGTTGLATKVHHGYFQAFAAAAAIGGLGGLAQIGNNGTILDPSTQIRNGISEQSAAEGEQVLNHFLDRLPVITLKEGSRARIYVSHDILVPSYAEHRVNPNL
- a CDS encoding TrbG/VirB9 family P-type conjugative transfer protein — its product is MKPLIPVAVILSLTFACASSRAATHPPQPQPNPPRTVIVTATAAPPVIDTALLQSTLLILPPQEKVANVFAGDTVDWVIDGGHVASRFLSVKPKTAGAETDIHIISDHGNEYTLELREVSGETDPHFDSKVFLEPGDKAAKARLIELPIFVPAAELKAEKEELKSAEATEAAAIRKERAKAEEFRSQYPGTLRFDFTWNKSKGNALGLHEIWHDSKFTYLRGDFEETPALYEVKAGKPSLINYDFNDGLYTVPKELARGYLIIGKQKVEFHRTDGSR